Proteins co-encoded in one Conger conger chromosome 4, fConCon1.1, whole genome shotgun sequence genomic window:
- the irf9 gene encoding interferon regulatory factor 9 isoform X2, protein MATPGRIRSTRRLRNWMVEQVNSGRYPGLVWDDVAKTMFRIPWKHAGKQDFRSDEDAAIFKAWAEFKGKLSEDTRSDPASWKTRLRCALNKSPEFSEVNERSQLDISEPYKVYRLVPLSEQGQVASGGRDGARVKRRKRTNDSDSEEENRTKKIKDEVISLQPISMTPQEIEVEREITIESEDGTEAILQKNDSSLPTLLVSVKYVGHEVLKREIFQRDIRIAYYSSSASPPSLVALPVGAVEKVALPEPGSALPEGSITGDQLQACSTLLTYMEKGVLLTSNTMGVIAQRFCQGRVYWRGPHTGDNGLRKLERTPFPVCLFNRQNFLQELNLFRSSGGNLPQCGVTLCFGEELDTEDISGKLITVHISLPWATQQVQEAQSFRESVALLQTLANQSPLNEVTFNVVGII, encoded by the exons ATGGCAACACCAGGTAGAATACGATCAACACGTCGGCTGCGCAACTGGATGGTAGAGCAG GTGAACAGTGGGAGGTATCCGGGGTTGGTGTGGGACGATGTTGCTAAGACCATGTTTCGCATCCCTTGGAAACACGCCGGAAAGCAGGACTTCCGGAGCGACGAGGATGCCGCCATCTTCAAG GCATGGGCGGAGTTTAAGGGCAAGCTGTCGGAGGATACGCGCTCTGACCCCGCCTCCTGGAAGACCCGGCTGCGCTGTGCCCTCAACAAGAGCCCCGAGTTCAGCGAGGTCAACGAGAGGTCACAGCTGGACATCTCCGAGCCGTACAAGGTGTACCGGCTGGTTCCTCTGTCTGAGCAGG GTCAGGTAGCCAGCGGAGGAAGGGATGGAGCTCGGGTcaaaaggaggaagaggaccAACGATTCTGACAGTGAGGAAGAGAACCGGACCAAAAAAATCAAAGACGAGGTCATCTctctgcagccaatcagcatg aCTCCGCAGGAGATCGAGGTCGAGCGAGAGATCACGATTGAGTCGGAGGACGGCACAGAGGCGATCCTCCAGAAGAACGACAGCT CCCTCCCCACCCTGCTTGTGTCGGTGAAGTATGTGGGCCACGAGGTTCTGAAGAGGGAGATCTTCCAGCGGGACATCAGAATCGCCTACTACTCCTCCTCAGCAAGCCCCCCGTCCCTCGTGGCCCTGCCAGTGGGAGCGGTGGAGAAAGTGGCCCTCCCCGAGCCTGGGTCCGCCCTGCCGGAGGGCTCCATCaccggggaccagctccaggCCTGCTCCACCCTGCTGACCTACATGGAGAAGGGGGTGCTGCTGACCTCCAACACGATGGGGGTCATAGCCCAGCGCTTCTGCCAGGGACGGGTGTACTGGCGGGGGCCGCACACAGGCGACAACGGCCTCCGCAAGCTGGAGCGCACCCCGTTCCCAGTCTGCCTGTTCAACAGGCAAAACTTCCTGCAGg AGCTGAACTTGTTTCGGAGCAGTGGTGGTAACCTGCCTCAATGTGGGGTCACTCTGTGTTTTGGAGAGGAGCTCGATACAGAGGACATCTCTGGCAAACTCATCACAGTGCAC ATCTCGTTGCCCTGGGCAACCCAGCAGGTCCAGGAAGCGCAGTCTTTCAGGGAATCTGTGGCCCTCCTGCAGACGCTGGCCAACCAATCGCCACTGAACGAAGTCACCTTCAATGTCGTTGGAATCATCTAA
- the LOC133126716 gene encoding E3 ubiquitin-protein ligase RNF31-like produces MATHYLKEVRGQAEACLLTTGYSPEVQDTVERMAKIPLPLLAKYQLINLSELMRQNCTSGDRKAELSALHRAMSILQKYGCNLANPKRPKYWRTVKHNNPIFRSTVDAIKGGRAALHLYGYTIQRPDGLSFPDDVTDPDLEKVAAVTVEVMAFCAELELFIKETHEHPEFLERIISGPQQEVPELARQDLPPPAPAPAPRPAQRPRTAPTSATPAAPTDPQRMSCTVCGDNPSIRCLPCGSLFCENCDEIFHHHPERTDHIREKLQPDNCKICGTSPVSVQCPTCARRLCLPCDRLYHSHPDRRDHRRIQTGLATPPRALR; encoded by the exons ATGGCCACACACTACCTGAAGGAGGTAAGGGGTCAGGCGGAGGCCTGCCTTTTGACCACAGGCTATAGCCCGGAGGTGCAGGACACTGTGGAGAGGATGGCGaaaatccccctccccctcttggCCAAATATCAGCTTATTAACCTCAGTGAGCTGATGCGGCAGAACTGCACTTCGGGGGACAGGAAGGCG GAATTAAGTGCCCTGCACAGGGCAATGAGCATTCTGCAGAAGTACGGCTGTAACCTGGCCAACCCCAAACGTCCGAAGTACTGGCGCACAGTCAAGCACAACAATCCCATCTTCAGGTCCACTGTCGATGCCATCAAG ggTGGCCGAGCCGCGTTGCACCTGTATGGTTACACCATTCAACGGCCCGACGGTCTCAGCTTCCCCGATGATGTCACAGATCCTGATCTTGAGAAGGTTGCCGCGGTGACCGTGGAGGTCATGGCCTTTTGTGCAGAACTGGAGTTGTTTATCAAG GAGACTCACGAACACCCAGAATTCCTCGAGAGAATCATTTCTGGCCCGCAG CAGGAAGTGCCTGAGCTGGCCCGACAAGACCTGCCTCCTCCCgctcccgcccccgcccccagacCTGCTCAGCGCCCAAGAACAGCTCCGACCTCAGCAACCCCTGCTGCTCCCACAG ATCCACAGAGAAtgtcctgcactgtgtgtggcgACAATCCGTCCATCCGCTGTCTACCCTGTGGCTCGCTGTTCTGTGAGAACTGTGATGAAATCTTCCACCACCACCCAGAGAGAACCGATCACATAAGAGAAAAACTGCAGCCAG ACAATTGCAAAATCTGTGGAACATCCCCGGTCTCGGTTCAGTGTCCCACGTGTGCCCGAAGGTTGTGTTTGCCATGCGACAGACTGTATCACAGTCATCCCGATCGGAGGGACCACCGCCGAATCCAAACGGGTCTCGCCACCCCCCCGAGGGCCCTGAGGTGA
- the irf9 gene encoding interferon regulatory factor 9 isoform X1: MATPGRIRSTRRLRNWMVEQVNSGRYPGLVWDDVAKTMFRIPWKHAGKQDFRSDEDAAIFKAWAEFKGKLSEDTRSDPASWKTRLRCALNKSPEFSEVNERSQLDISEPYKVYRLVPLSEQGQVASGGRDGARVKRRKRTNDSDSEEENRTKKIKDEVISLQPISMTPQEIEVEREITIESEDGTEAILQKNDSSDMEVNEIQLNFMIETLPPAGALPTLLVSVKYVGHEVLKREIFQRDIRIAYYSSSASPPSLVALPVGAVEKVALPEPGSALPEGSITGDQLQACSTLLTYMEKGVLLTSNTMGVIAQRFCQGRVYWRGPHTGDNGLRKLERTPFPVCLFNRQNFLQELNLFRSSGGNLPQCGVTLCFGEELDTEDISGKLITVHISLPWATQQVQEAQSFRESVALLQTLANQSPLNEVTFNVVGII, translated from the exons ATGGCAACACCAGGTAGAATACGATCAACACGTCGGCTGCGCAACTGGATGGTAGAGCAG GTGAACAGTGGGAGGTATCCGGGGTTGGTGTGGGACGATGTTGCTAAGACCATGTTTCGCATCCCTTGGAAACACGCCGGAAAGCAGGACTTCCGGAGCGACGAGGATGCCGCCATCTTCAAG GCATGGGCGGAGTTTAAGGGCAAGCTGTCGGAGGATACGCGCTCTGACCCCGCCTCCTGGAAGACCCGGCTGCGCTGTGCCCTCAACAAGAGCCCCGAGTTCAGCGAGGTCAACGAGAGGTCACAGCTGGACATCTCCGAGCCGTACAAGGTGTACCGGCTGGTTCCTCTGTCTGAGCAGG GTCAGGTAGCCAGCGGAGGAAGGGATGGAGCTCGGGTcaaaaggaggaagaggaccAACGATTCTGACAGTGAGGAAGAGAACCGGACCAAAAAAATCAAAGACGAGGTCATCTctctgcagccaatcagcatg aCTCCGCAGGAGATCGAGGTCGAGCGAGAGATCACGATTGAGTCGGAGGACGGCACAGAGGCGATCCTCCAGAAGAACGACAGCT CGGACATGGAGGTCAATGAGATCCAGCTGAACTTCATGATCGAGACCCTCCCACCGGCTGGAG CCCTCCCCACCCTGCTTGTGTCGGTGAAGTATGTGGGCCACGAGGTTCTGAAGAGGGAGATCTTCCAGCGGGACATCAGAATCGCCTACTACTCCTCCTCAGCAAGCCCCCCGTCCCTCGTGGCCCTGCCAGTGGGAGCGGTGGAGAAAGTGGCCCTCCCCGAGCCTGGGTCCGCCCTGCCGGAGGGCTCCATCaccggggaccagctccaggCCTGCTCCACCCTGCTGACCTACATGGAGAAGGGGGTGCTGCTGACCTCCAACACGATGGGGGTCATAGCCCAGCGCTTCTGCCAGGGACGGGTGTACTGGCGGGGGCCGCACACAGGCGACAACGGCCTCCGCAAGCTGGAGCGCACCCCGTTCCCAGTCTGCCTGTTCAACAGGCAAAACTTCCTGCAGg AGCTGAACTTGTTTCGGAGCAGTGGTGGTAACCTGCCTCAATGTGGGGTCACTCTGTGTTTTGGAGAGGAGCTCGATACAGAGGACATCTCTGGCAAACTCATCACAGTGCAC ATCTCGTTGCCCTGGGCAACCCAGCAGGTCCAGGAAGCGCAGTCTTTCAGGGAATCTGTGGCCCTCCTGCAGACGCTGGCCAACCAATCGCCACTGAACGAAGTCACCTTCAATGTCGTTGGAATCATCTAA